The following DNA comes from Deinococcus betulae.
GTAATGGCGCTGAACATCCAGCAGTTTGTCCGCGCTCTCCACATCCACAGTGACTCTGGCGCCCAGATCGGTCATAAATTCAAGGTGCAACATCGTAACCTCCTTATGTAAATAACATAACATAGAATCCGGGTTCTGAACAGCTGCAAGTCAAGTAGAGGGGTGGGTCAACAGGTAAAAGGCGCGCGTGCCCTCACGGGCCAGGTCCGTGACCTGAAACCCCTGGGCCAGTGCGTCTCCCAGAGCTTCACGCAAGGCCAGGCGCCAGGTGCGGCGGGCTGTGGCCGAAAGGTCGTCCAGGTTGGTGGGTACCTCGGCCAGGCGTGCGGCTGAACCACTGCGCTGAAGGACCGGGCCGGGACCGTCGCCCAGTGCTTCCAACACACGCTCGGCGTGGGGCGCTGGGGCTGGGCGTGGGGTCACGGGCTGCGTCAGGTCCCACTCGACCAGAAGCCGGTCAGCAGGAAAGGCGGCGGCGCGGTCAGCCTCCAGGGCATACCAATCCGCAAGGTAAGTGCCCGCCGTGGCCCCCAGCTTGCCCAGATTCAGGCGGGCGTTACGGGCCACCAGAGGATCAAAGGTCCAGGTCATGCGGGTCAGCCCCTGGGCCAGCACCCGTTCCCGTTGGGCCAGTTTCAAGGCCACCGCCAGGCCTGTGCCCCGGCAACTGGGGTCCACGGCCAGCAGGTGTGAGTGGTGCCATACAGTGCCGTCTTGGATGGCCGGAAAACCGAAGGCCAGCCCCACTGGCTGCTCCGGTTCGCTGGTGCGGTAGGCCCCCAGCACCACGCCGCCACTGACCGCGCTGATTCTGAAGAGGGTGCCGGGCGTCACTTCGCGGTCGCTGTACCCCCAGGCGGCCACCTGCACCTCTTCAAGGGCTCGGAAGGCCCAGGGGTCGCTCACATCCTGAATCACGAAGCCGGGTGGCGCCGGATGGGCAGTCACGCCCGGCGCTCCTCGTGCAGCTCGGCCACGCGGGACACAAACTCGCGGTTCAGGGTCACGCCAGTCCCTGGGCCGGCGGGCACGGGCATCAGGCCGTCTTCCGCCTCCAGGGCCTCATGAATCACGTCGGTCTCCCAGTAACGGCTGGCGCTGCTGGTGTCGCCCGGCAGGGTAAAGCCGGGCAGCGTGGACAGGTGGATGTTGTGCGCCCGGCCGATGCCGCTTTCC
Coding sequences within:
- a CDS encoding acyl-CoA acyltransferase, with amino-acid sequence MTAHPAPPGFVIQDVSDPWAFRALEEVQVAAWGYSDREVTPGTLFRISAVSGGVVLGAYRTSEPEQPVGLAFGFPAIQDGTVWHHSHLLAVDPSCRGTGLAVALKLAQRERVLAQGLTRMTWTFDPLVARNARLNLGKLGATAGTYLADWYALEADRAAAFPADRLLVEWDLTQPVTPRPAPAPHAERVLEALGDGPGPVLQRSGSAARLAEVPTNLDDLSATARRTWRLALREALGDALAQGFQVTDLAREGTRAFYLLTHPST